From Vitis vinifera cultivar Pinot Noir 40024 chromosome 3, ASM3070453v1, the proteins below share one genomic window:
- the LOC109122167 gene encoding uncharacterized protein LOC109122167, giving the protein MVISWMFNVIDKSLHSSVAYAQTAKDMWEDLKERYAVGNAPRVHQLRSEIVNLKQEGMTVAAYYAKIKGMWDELNQYIEIPECTCGAAQAIMKSREDEKAHQFLMGLDETTFGTMRSSILALDPLPTLGKIYAMVTQEEHHRSMARGADRAEITVFTAKTEKHEGQTNKSGSCTYCGKTGHDVADC; this is encoded by the coding sequence ATGGTTATATCATGGATGTTTAATGTGATCGACAAGAGTTTACATTCGAGTGTAGCCTATGCGCAGACTGCAAAAGACATGTGGGAGGATCTCAAAGAAAGATATGCTGTTGGAAATGCTCCGAGGGTTCATCAACTTAGAAGTGAAATCGTGAACTTGAAACAAGAAGGAATGACAGTTGCTGCATATTATGCCAAAATAAAAGGCATGTGGGATGAATTAAATCAATACATCGAGATACCTGAGTGTACTTGTGGAGCAGCTCAAGCAATAATGAAAAGTAGAGAAGATGAGAAGGCACATCAGTTTCTCATGGGTCTAGATGAAACTACATTCGGGACTATGAGATCGTCTATCTTAGCCCTTGATCCCTTACCTACTTTGGGAAAAATATATGCGATGGTTACACAAGAAGAACACCATCGTAGCATGGCCAGAGGAGCTGATCGTGCTGAAATAACAGTTTTTACAGCAAAGACAGAGAAACATGAGGGACAAACAAATAAAAGTGGGAGTTGTACATATTGCGGAAAGACGGGACATGATGTTGCAGATTGCTAA
- the LOC100267970 gene encoding scopoletin 8-hydroxylase produces MAPNFDDGNSLYNFVVRDVNGVKGMVDLGLEKVPEQYIQPQHERIDKLKASSYDRLPIDLSMLDGPQKVALEFLKASISMVRRILEVLMEKLGVTLEESRIDDLIGLKMVNMNFYPTCPNPDLTVGVGRHSDMGTLTMLLQDGIDGLYVKMEEDITSGGKKGEWVEIPPIPGALVINVGDTL; encoded by the exons ATGGCTCCTAACTTTGATGATGGCAATTCACTGTACAACTTTGTGGTCAGAGATGTCAATGGAGTCAAAGGCATGGTGGATCTTGGCCTGGAGAAGGTGCCAGAGCAATACATTCAGCCACAGCATGAGCGCATAGACAAGCTCAAAGCAAGTTCCTATGATCGACTGCCAATAGATTTATCAATGCTTGATGGACCTCA GAAAGTAGCGCTAGAGTTTCTGAAGGCATCCATCTCAATGGTGAGAAGAATACTAGAAGTGTTAATGGAGAAGCTTGGAGTAACACTAGAGGAATCAAGAATCGACGACCTCATTGGTTTAAAAATGGTGAACATGAACTTCTACCCCACCTGCCCCAACCCTGATCTCACCGTTGGCGTGGGACGCCACTCTGATATGGGCACGTTAACGATGTTGCTACAAGATGGTATCGATGGATTATACGTGAAAATGGAGGAAGACATCACGAGTGGTGGAAAGAAGGGAGAGTGGGTGGAGATACCACCCATACCAGGTGCATTGGTCATCAATGTTGGTGATACATTATAG
- the LOC104877301 gene encoding scopoletin 8-hydroxylase-like codes for MAPNFDDGDSVYNFVVRDGNGVKGMVDLGLEKVPEQYIQPHHERIDKLKASSYDRPPIDLSMLDGPQHSQVVGLIAEAAERVGFFQVVNHRVPIEVLESVKSAAHEFFGQAPEKKAVYRKGVSPSPYVKYGTSFVPEKEKALEWKDYVSMVYTSDGEALEFWPNECKEVALEYLKASNSMVRRILEVLMEKLGVTLEESRMDGFIGLKIVNMNFYPICPNPDLTVGVARHSDMGMLTVLLQDGIGGLYVKMEEDITDAGKKGEWVEIPPIPGALIINVGDTLQILSNGKYKSAEHRVRTTSTQSRVSIPIFTTPRPNEKIGPLPQVVERDGVAHYREFVFEEYMNNFFGKAHEGKKSLDFAQINSF; via the exons ATGGCACCTAACTTTGATGATGGAGATTCAGTGTACAACTTTGTGGTCAGAGATGGCAATGGAGTCAAAGGCATGGTGGATCTTGGCCTGGAGAAGGTGCCAGAGCAATACATCCAGCCACATCATGAGCGCATAGACAAGCTCAAAGCAAGTTCCTATGATCGACCACCAATAGATCTATCAATGCTTGATGGACCTCAGCATAGCCAAGTGGTGGGATTGATAGCTGAGGCAGCCGAGAGGGTTGGTTTCTTCCAAGTTGTGAACCATAGGGTGCCCATTGAAGTTCTGGAGTCGGTTAAGAGCGCAGCGCATGAGTTCTTTGGACAAGCGCCTGAGAAGAAGGCGGTGTATCGGAAGGGCGTGAGCCCTAGCCCATATGTGAAGTATGGGACGAGCTTTGTGCCTGAGAAAGAGAAAGCATTGGAGTGGAAGGACTATGTTAGTATGGTGTATACCAGCGATGGCGAAGCACTTGAATTTTGGCCTAATGAATGCAA GGAAGTAGCACTAGAGTACCTGAAGGCATCCAACTCAATGGTGAGAAGAATACTAGAAGTGTTAATGGAGAAGCTTGGAGTAACACTAGAGGAATCAAGAATGGATGGCTTCATTGGTTTAAAAATCGTGAACATGAACTTCTACCCCATCTGCCCCAACCCTGATCTCACCGTTGGTGTGGCACGCCACTCTGATATGGGCATGTTAACGGTGTTGCTACAAGATGGTATCGGCGGATTATATGTGAAAATGGAGGAAGACATCACCGATGCTGGAAAGAAGGGAGAGTGGGTGGAGATACCACCTATACCAGGCGCATTGATCATCAATGTTGGTGATACATTACAG ATATTAAGCAATGGGAAGTACAAAAGCGCAGAACATAGGGTGCGTACCACAAGCACTCAATCCAGAGTGTCAATCCCTATATTCACCACGCCTAGACCAAATGAGAAGATCGGGCCATTGCCTCAAGTGGTTGAGAGAGATGGGGTTGCTCATTATCGTGAGTTTGTGTTTGAGGAGTACATGAACAACTTTTTTGGGAAAGCTCATGAAGGGAAGAAGTCACTAGATTTTGCTCAGATCAATTCCTTTTGA